One Gemmatimonadota bacterium DNA segment encodes these proteins:
- a CDS encoding autotransporter outer membrane beta-barrel domain-containing protein: MRMNLTCCFQSKQKENGNMRYASRFRNPTRVWCVKILAFALAIVPVAVLMTNEDAAAQTLVNLTIDPVSVDEDGGPQVVTVRATVRDTSIVRTLPINIALRPVSDQSTATIPGDLAATPLDQPIVIAPDQTEGVLEVTVVPVDDMIYEGTETLVVVGVEISSGDPLTMPVSMAINDDEPMPTFSLSATPDMIDEGGGPQVVTVRATATVASSVPTVIALAPVFDQSTATVPDDLVATPLDQPIVIAAGETEGVLEVTVVPTDDNIYEGTETFVIVGVGAMGAPLTMPISVAINDNESMPAFTLSATPDTVDEGGGPQAVTVKATATVASTLPTVIVLAPVFDQSTAAFPDDLVASPLDRPIIIAAGETEGVLEVTVIPADDNVYEGTETLVVVGLGVTGDPLTTPLTVEIIDNEPVPTFTLSAAPAMVDEGGGPQVVTVTATATVASTVPTVIALAPVFDQSTATFPDDLVATPLDQPIVIAPGETEGVLEVTVVPTDDGIYEGTETFVIVGVGAMGESLTMPLTVEITDNEPAPVITLSATPDMLDEGGGPQVGVVTATTSEISSQDLHVGLVPLLDQSTATLIGPGADLAVLELAADPNIVITIPAGQTTGSINLTVVPVDDDAYESDEFAVFAGNLLGTISEPVVITIVDNDTPNMILSAVPTSLREDGGAQTVTFDVTMTGSPVPVPTVITLVMTGTAAQEIDYTWGGTAEIAIPAGGTTAGTQLTFQVEDDEVHEPGNETIVVTARWQHQDLGHVTLTIIDNFPAPAVANPIPEVSLIAGGAFRTDLSETFSGKDLTFSAQASGGAISVELTGASLVVTGNYLGSGRVTVAATNAAGSVSYNFGVSVTAAFSLNVDQDTLREDGGTQSVSFTVALSGAALSVPTAITLDLAGTATRGTDYQVNGNAEIVIAAGQSSAAAQLDFSVVDDAVYEPNDETIVVSANWQGSEIDHVTLTIVDNFPAPAVTSAITDMTLEAGDSRQADVAGSFSGKGLAFSASSSDEAVSAEVSGSTLTVTADHRGSARVTVLATNDAGSVSFDFGVTVTTVTEERMIYTDILAAMGRGILSSVSSTIGGRFAVSGSERQLALGNRRVDGMAAGLEAVVGLTGTQETRKYGAAGETLAGAHPVSARELMRGTSFYYALDDAPQVGSGRDGLSYTVWGAGDWNAFEGAAAQTATYDGSLISGYFGMDVSKAGSWTGGVAFGRTMGSSDYTGSVADGKLETTLNGVYPYVLWQVPSYIVEVWGIGGFGSGKVESNEMTNDLSMRMYQFGVRAQLVGSGIEGLDLGVIGDAGIANLTAADSEHASLSDLKAGVHRVRVGFEGSGTIEMDNGMRVSPLVQVTGRYDGGDGQTGGGIEVAGGLKIARGRIGVETRGRLLASHSGEGVKERGISLAAYVNPMAAGRRGFSMTVVPRIGAATDMSGDMWRDEQMEGLTRPSREGVGVKAEVGYGLARFASSDILMTPFGAMDLAGDDRRRIRLGTRFGSTGAGAVGGTAGGVGALSFELAGERIEGYGRTPDHRIGLIGRMSF; the protein is encoded by the coding sequence ATGCGAATGAATTTGACCTGCTGCTTTCAGAGCAAGCAAAAGGAGAATGGGAACATGCGCTACGCTTCCAGGTTCAGGAATCCCACGCGTGTCTGGTGCGTCAAGATCCTGGCGTTCGCACTGGCGATCGTCCCGGTTGCCGTTCTGATGACCAACGAGGATGCTGCAGCGCAGACATTGGTAAACCTGACCATTGATCCCGTGTCCGTGGATGAAGACGGAGGGCCGCAGGTGGTAACGGTAAGGGCGACGGTGCGGGACACGAGCATCGTGCGCACCTTGCCCATTAACATCGCGTTGCGTCCTGTGTCTGATCAAAGCACGGCCACGATTCCGGGTGATCTGGCCGCCACGCCGCTGGATCAGCCGATCGTCATCGCACCGGACCAGACCGAAGGTGTGCTGGAGGTAACCGTCGTTCCCGTGGATGACATGATCTACGAGGGTACGGAGACGCTGGTGGTCGTGGGCGTGGAGATCTCCTCGGGCGATCCTTTGACCATGCCCGTGTCGATGGCGATCAATGACGATGAGCCGATGCCGACCTTCTCGCTGAGCGCAACGCCGGACATGATCGATGAAGGCGGCGGCCCGCAGGTGGTTACGGTCAGGGCGACGGCGACGGTCGCGAGCAGCGTGCCGACCGTCATTGCCCTGGCGCCCGTGTTCGACCAAAGCACGGCCACCGTTCCGGATGATCTCGTCGCCACGCCGCTGGATCAACCGATCGTCATCGCAGCTGGTGAGACCGAAGGGGTCCTGGAGGTGACCGTCGTACCCACGGATGACAACATCTACGAAGGCACGGAGACGTTCGTCATCGTGGGTGTGGGGGCCATGGGCGCGCCGCTGACCATGCCTATATCGGTGGCGATCAACGACAACGAGTCGATGCCGGCCTTCACGCTGAGCGCGACGCCGGACACGGTCGATGAAGGCGGCGGTCCGCAGGCGGTTACGGTAAAGGCGACGGCGACGGTCGCGAGCACCTTGCCGACCGTTATCGTACTGGCGCCCGTGTTCGATCAAAGCACGGCCGCGTTTCCGGATGATCTCGTTGCGTCCCCGCTGGATCGGCCGATCATCATTGCCGCGGGTGAGACGGAAGGCGTCCTGGAGGTAACTGTCATACCTGCGGATGACAATGTCTACGAGGGTACGGAGACGCTGGTGGTCGTGGGGTTGGGGGTCACGGGAGATCCCTTGACCACGCCCTTGACGGTGGAGATTATCGACAACGAACCGGTACCGACTTTCACGCTGAGCGCGGCGCCGGCCATGGTCGATGAAGGCGGCGGACCGCAGGTGGTCACGGTAACGGCGACGGCGACGGTCGCAAGCACCGTGCCGACCGTTATCGCGCTGGCGCCTGTGTTTGATCAAAGTACGGCAACGTTTCCGGATGATCTCGTCGCAACGCCGCTGGATCAGCCGATCGTGATCGCTCCGGGTGAGACGGAAGGGGTTCTGGAGGTTACCGTCGTTCCAACGGATGACGGTATCTACGAAGGTACGGAGACGTTCGTCATAGTGGGCGTGGGGGCCATGGGCGAGTCACTGACCATGCCCTTGACGGTGGAGATCACCGACAACGAACCGGCGCCGGTCATCACGTTGAGCGCGACGCCGGACATGCTCGATGAAGGCGGTGGTCCGCAGGTGGGCGTCGTTACGGCAACTACATCCGAGATCAGCTCGCAGGACCTTCACGTGGGCCTGGTACCGCTGCTGGATCAAAGTACCGCTACCCTGATCGGACCGGGGGCGGACCTCGCCGTGCTGGAGTTGGCGGCTGACCCGAACATCGTGATTACGATCCCCGCGGGCCAGACGACGGGGAGTATCAACCTGACGGTCGTTCCGGTGGATGACGACGCTTACGAATCCGACGAATTCGCCGTCTTCGCTGGCAATCTATTGGGAACGATCAGTGAGCCGGTCGTAATCACCATCGTCGACAACGACACACCGAACATGATCCTGAGCGCAGTTCCGACCTCGTTGCGCGAAGACGGCGGCGCCCAGACGGTAACGTTCGACGTCACGATGACCGGCAGCCCGGTTCCGGTTCCCACCGTGATCACGCTGGTGATGACCGGCACGGCCGCCCAGGAAATAGACTACACTTGGGGCGGAACCGCGGAAATCGCCATTCCCGCCGGCGGGACGACGGCGGGCACGCAGCTCACCTTCCAGGTCGAGGACGACGAAGTTCACGAGCCGGGCAACGAGACCATTGTGGTGACGGCGAGATGGCAGCACCAGGATCTCGGCCACGTCACGCTGACGATCATAGACAACTTTCCGGCGCCGGCGGTGGCCAACCCGATTCCGGAGGTGAGCCTGATTGCGGGCGGCGCCTTTCGCACCGACCTCTCCGAAACCTTCTCGGGCAAGGACCTGACCTTTTCGGCCCAGGCCTCGGGTGGCGCGATTTCGGTTGAATTGACGGGCGCCTCGCTGGTGGTCACCGGCAACTACCTGGGTTCGGGCCGCGTGACGGTCGCCGCGACCAACGCCGCCGGTTCGGTCAGCTACAACTTCGGCGTGTCCGTCACGGCGGCGTTCAGCCTGAACGTCGACCAGGATACGCTGCGTGAAGACGGCGGTACGCAGTCGGTGTCGTTCACCGTCGCGTTGTCCGGCGCCGCGCTTTCTGTTCCGACGGCCATTACGCTGGACCTGGCCGGCACGGCCACCCGGGGTACGGATTACCAGGTGAATGGAAACGCGGAAATCGTTATCGCCGCCGGTCAGAGTTCAGCGGCTGCGCAGCTGGACTTCTCCGTCGTGGACGACGCGGTCTACGAACCGAACGACGAGACGATCGTCGTATCCGCGAACTGGCAGGGAAGCGAGATAGACCACGTCACGCTCACCATCGTCGACAACTTCCCGGCGCCCGCGGTAACGAGTGCGATTACGGACATGACCCTGGAAGCGGGCGATTCCAGGCAGGCCGACGTGGCCGGCAGTTTCTCCGGCAAGGGCCTGGCCTTTTCGGCCTCTTCCTCGGACGAAGCGGTATCGGCCGAAGTGTCGGGATCGACGCTGACGGTCACGGCCGATCACAGGGGTTCGGCCCGCGTAACGGTGCTCGCGACCAACGACGCCGGTTCGGTCAGTTTCGACTTCGGCGTGACGGTAACGACGGTCACCGAAGAACGGATGATCTACACCGACATCCTGGCGGCCATGGGCCGGGGAATCCTGTCGAGCGTGTCCAGCACGATCGGCGGCCGGTTCGCGGTGTCCGGTTCCGAACGCCAGCTTGCTTTGGGTAACCGGCGGGTCGACGGCATGGCGGCCGGTCTGGAAGCCGTGGTCGGACTGACCGGTACACAGGAGACGAGAAAGTACGGTGCTGCCGGCGAAACTCTGGCCGGCGCACATCCCGTCTCGGCCCGAGAGTTGATGCGGGGCACGTCCTTCTACTACGCGCTGGATGATGCGCCGCAGGTTGGGAGCGGCAGGGACGGCCTGAGCTACACGGTCTGGGGGGCCGGAGACTGGAACGCCTTTGAGGGTGCGGCCGCCCAGACCGCCACCTACGACGGATCGCTGATTTCCGGTTACTTCGGTATGGATGTGTCGAAGGCCGGCAGCTGGACGGGCGGCGTGGCCTTTGGCCGTACCATGGGTAGTTCGGATTACACCGGATCGGTCGCGGACGGCAAGCTGGAAACCACCTTGAACGGCGTGTATCCCTATGTGCTGTGGCAGGTTCCCAGTTACATCGTCGAGGTCTGGGGTATCGGCGGTTTCGGTTCGGGTAAAGTCGAGTCGAACGAAATGACCAACGATCTGTCCATGCGCATGTACCAGTTCGGCGTACGCGCCCAACTGGTCGGATCGGGCATCGAAGGGCTGGACCTGGGCGTAATCGGTGACGCGGGCATTGCCAACCTGACGGCCGCCGACAGCGAACACGCGTCCTTAAGCGACCTGAAGGCCGGCGTACATCGCGTTCGTGTCGGTTTCGAAGGTTCGGGAACCATCGAAATGGACAATGGCATGCGCGTATCGCCCTTAGTCCAGGTGACGGGCCGGTATGACGGCGGCGACGGCCAGACCGGCGGCGGCATCGAGGTCGCCGGCGGACTCAAAATCGCCCGCGGCAGGATCGGCGTCGAAACGCGCGGCCGCCTGCTGGCCTCGCACTCGGGCGAAGGCGTCAAGGAGCGCGGCATTTCGCTGGCCGCCTACGTAAATCCGATGGCCGCCGGCAGGCGGGGATTCTCGATGACGGTCGTTCCCCGGATCGGCGCCGCAACCGATATGTCCGGCGATATGTGGCGCGATGAGCAGATGGAGGGCCTCACGCGGCCGTCCCGCGAGGGCGTCGGCGTGAAGGCCGAAGTCGGCTATGGTCTCGCGCGTTTCGCATCGAGCGATATCCTGATGACACCCTTCGGCGCAATGGACTTGGCCGGTGACGACCGCCGCCGCATACGCTTGGGCACGCGGTTCGGATCCACTGGCGCCGGTGCCGTGGGCGGCACGGCTGGCGGGGTCGGCGCATTGAGTTTCGAACTCGCCGGTGAGCGCATAGAGGGTTACGGCCGGACGCCCGACCACCGCATCGGCCTGATCGGAAGGATGAGCTTCTGA
- a CDS encoding collagen-like protein yields MHYFIVVLIAFALSIYGCEGKTGPAGPTGATGVSGPTGQAGPQGSTGPQGPQGPQGEKGDTGAQGPQGEKGDTGETGPTGPQGEQGPQGEKGDTGETGPMGPAGADGAQGPQGETGPMGPQGEQGIQGEQGEQGIQGEQGEQGIQGEQGEQGIQGEQG; encoded by the coding sequence ATGCATTACTTCATAGTAGTACTGATTGCGTTCGCTCTCAGTATTTATGGATGCGAAGGTAAGACCGGTCCGGCAGGTCCGACTGGCGCGACGGGCGTCTCTGGCCCGACAGGCCAGGCAGGCCCGCAGGGTTCGACTGGCCCTCAGGGTCCGCAAGGCCCTCAGGGTGAAAAGGGCGATACCGGTGCGCAAGGCCCTCAGGGTGAAAAGGGCGACACGGGTGAAACTGGCCCGACAGGTCCCCAGGGTGAGCAAGGCCCGCAGGGTGAGAAGGGTGATACCGGTGAAACTGGCCCGATGGGTCCGGCAGGTGCTGATGGCGCCCAGGGTCCGCAGGGCGAAACTGGCCCGATGGGTCCGCAGGGTGAGCAGGGTATCCAAGGCGAGCAGGGTGAGCAGGGTATCCAAGGCGAGCAGGGCGAGCAGGGTATCCAAGGCGAGCAGGGCGAGCAGGGTATCCAAGGCGAGCAGGGCG
- a CDS encoding LPS-assembly protein LptD yields MPGLTRCPPPGLPPRLAPGVAPCLARCLLLSLLLLCLPDTALAQFPSGGRGSGARAEADTTGLPALDYNANRIEFIFADTTMALIGSAELTYGEVELTAGRLRFNTSTHLLTADFLPPAPDIDPETNTYPRLQDEMNVVVGDRMQYDMNTGEGQIWKGRTQYEQGFFDGDLITLNPDRSFELHDGSYTTCDNPNHLHYYLRIGEGKVVPGDKAVVRNVTGYIMGIPVVYLPVYVFSVKQGRQSGFTVPNYGSGVEEGRYLRNLGYYWAPNEFFDLKATADIEAKTGFLLRQRFQYRQDRRIRGSVQGSWRRGFDGETTGWDVAARHRQEVLPGLTIRGQGNFAKSLRYLHSTTRGTDPGLLRSTTRSTFAVDKKFGRNSLNLSTSTSSTTGRPSRPTTTLRFRFGTKAIFKPPRRQTRRGSMPDFSRPRTEIEDRWFHTIMFGFNNTLRNRRKNVRTGPDTTYTGPGTRSLYRHDTIRTFSNAFTLSAPQKIRGWLKIRPQARYTRTWEQDTGPDSEGGWEQKEDHTVGMSVNTTLYGLFQPKIGRLNAIRHVVTPDVNFSQTGGTGGTRVRKTIRFSVNNILQARTEHEGREKKYNLVYVKSSTSYNFQAEDRKFADLRTTVRIPSRRFNVNLSLNHDFYDPETDEFRRPWLDRLTLSASLNLVGPRRDQFGDEFGENQFGGAYGGYDSGFSGGGFGGSSFGGSSFGGSSFGGGGFGSGSGFGDSYGGYGGYGDDRFNQRFAQVKGPWTVRLSHRYSIRRSNPDDEKGFTTSSHEIRATNRFAINDVTDLLRLNNRVTDKWRVQHSINYDYRRKKIVAHSVDLYRPLHCWEFTFRWVPNGINKGFYFRINLIAHPDVKFEQQRRSGDGDDGQNNFF; encoded by the coding sequence ATGCCCGGTTTGACGCGCTGCCCGCCGCCGGGTCTGCCGCCGCGACTGGCGCCCGGTGTGGCGCCGTGTCTTGCACGCTGCCTGCTGCTCAGCCTGCTGCTCCTCTGCCTCCCCGATACGGCCCTCGCGCAGTTCCCTTCCGGCGGCCGGGGGAGCGGGGCGCGCGCCGAGGCCGATACGACCGGCCTGCCGGCGCTGGATTACAACGCGAACCGCATCGAGTTCATATTCGCCGACACCACGATGGCGCTTATCGGGAGCGCCGAGCTGACGTACGGCGAAGTGGAGCTGACGGCCGGGCGCTTGAGATTCAACACCTCCACCCATCTGCTGACCGCGGACTTCCTGCCCCCCGCGCCGGACATCGATCCCGAAACCAATACCTATCCCCGGCTGCAGGACGAAATGAACGTCGTGGTCGGGGACCGCATGCAGTACGACATGAATACCGGCGAAGGGCAGATCTGGAAGGGCCGCACCCAGTACGAGCAGGGATTCTTCGACGGCGACCTCATTACGCTCAACCCCGACCGGTCCTTCGAGCTGCACGATGGCTCCTACACCACCTGCGACAATCCGAACCACCTGCACTACTACCTCAGGATCGGCGAGGGGAAGGTCGTCCCCGGCGACAAGGCGGTGGTCCGGAACGTGACGGGCTACATCATGGGAATCCCGGTGGTCTATCTGCCCGTCTACGTCTTCTCGGTGAAGCAGGGCCGGCAGTCCGGGTTCACGGTGCCGAACTACGGCAGCGGCGTGGAGGAGGGCCGGTACCTGCGCAACCTGGGCTACTACTGGGCGCCGAACGAGTTCTTCGACCTGAAGGCCACCGCGGACATCGAGGCCAAGACGGGGTTCCTGCTGAGACAGCGGTTCCAGTACCGGCAGGACCGCCGGATCCGGGGCTCGGTGCAGGGCTCGTGGCGGAGAGGTTTCGACGGGGAGACGACCGGCTGGGACGTGGCCGCCCGGCACCGGCAGGAAGTGCTCCCCGGGCTGACGATCCGCGGGCAGGGCAACTTCGCCAAGTCGCTGCGGTACCTGCATTCGACGACGCGGGGGACGGACCCCGGACTCCTGCGGTCCACGACGCGCTCCACCTTCGCGGTCGACAAGAAGTTCGGACGGAACAGCCTCAATCTGAGCACGTCGACGTCCAGCACGACCGGCCGGCCGAGCCGGCCCACCACCACGCTCCGGTTCCGCTTCGGGACGAAGGCGATCTTCAAGCCGCCCCGCAGGCAGACGCGGCGGGGCAGCATGCCCGACTTCAGCCGGCCCCGCACGGAGATCGAGGATCGCTGGTTCCATACCATCATGTTCGGGTTCAACAACACGCTGCGGAACCGCAGGAAGAACGTGCGGACCGGACCGGACACGACCTACACCGGTCCGGGTACCCGATCCCTCTACCGGCACGACACGATCCGGACCTTCTCCAACGCCTTTACCCTGAGCGCGCCGCAGAAGATCAGGGGCTGGCTGAAGATCCGGCCGCAGGCCCGGTACACCAGGACCTGGGAGCAGGACACCGGTCCGGATTCCGAGGGCGGTTGGGAACAGAAGGAAGACCACACGGTGGGCATGTCGGTCAACACGACGCTCTACGGGCTCTTCCAGCCGAAAATCGGCCGCCTGAACGCCATTCGGCACGTGGTCACGCCCGACGTCAACTTCTCCCAGACCGGGGGGACGGGAGGCACGCGCGTCCGGAAGACGATACGTTTCTCCGTGAACAACATCCTGCAGGCCCGGACCGAACACGAGGGCCGCGAGAAGAAGTACAACCTGGTGTACGTCAAGTCGTCGACCTCCTACAACTTCCAGGCCGAGGACCGGAAGTTCGCGGACCTGAGGACCACCGTACGCATCCCGAGCCGCCGGTTTAACGTGAACCTGTCGCTGAACCACGATTTCTACGATCCCGAAACCGACGAATTCAGGCGGCCCTGGCTGGACCGCCTGACGCTCAGCGCGTCCCTCAACCTCGTGGGGCCGCGCAGGGACCAGTTCGGCGACGAATTCGGGGAAAACCAGTTCGGCGGCGCGTACGGGGGGTATGACAGCGGTTTTTCCGGCGGTGGGTTCGGAGGGAGCAGCTTCGGGGGCAGCAGCTTCGGGGGCAGCAGCTTCGGAGGAGGCGGGTTCGGGTCGGGCAGCGGGTTCGGAGACAGCTACGGCGGGTACGGCGGATACGGCGACGACCGGTTCAACCAGCGGTTCGCCCAGGTCAAGGGCCCCTGGACGGTCCGGCTCTCCCACCGCTACTCGATCCGGCGCTCCAATCCCGATGACGAAAAGGGATTCACCACAAGCTCCCACGAGATCCGGGCCACGAACCGGTTCGCCATCAACGACGTCACGGACCTGCTCAGGCTGAACAACCGCGTCACCGACAAGTGGCGCGTGCAGCACTCCATCAACTACGACTACCGCCGCAAGAAGATCGTCGCCCACAGCGTGGACCTCTACCGGCCCCTGCACTGCTGGGAGTTTACCTTCCGTTGGGTGCCCAACGGCATCAACAAGGGGTTCTACTTCCGGATCAACCTCATTGCCCATCCGGACGTGAAGTTCGAGCAGCAGCGGCGGAGCGGTGACGGGGATGACGGGCAGAACAACTTCTTCTAA
- a CDS encoding NYN domain-containing protein, with product MASDVFIYWDNSNIFHSAQEVASERNGESDSYYRLRIDFRNLYKLASADRPVKKAIAAGSIPPAMTALWNVLEGQGIKVDLFQRGGDNPSEQEVPDERLQLAMLRDVLDNRDNPGTIVLLTGDGRGYDEGRGFFRTIEDIDSLDMGWDIELLSWEHTCHQRMKDWVEEHGTFISLDDYYESVTFLERNDDDPYNLKLRDRASKLDLTARPLR from the coding sequence ATGGCTAGTGACGTTTTTATTTACTGGGACAATTCCAACATCTTTCACAGTGCGCAGGAAGTCGCATCGGAACGTAATGGTGAGTCTGATTCGTACTACCGATTACGGATAGATTTCAGAAACCTGTACAAACTGGCGTCTGCAGATAGGCCAGTAAAGAAGGCAATAGCCGCTGGGTCCATACCACCAGCCATGACAGCCTTGTGGAACGTGTTAGAAGGCCAGGGAATAAAAGTTGATTTGTTCCAACGCGGAGGAGACAACCCTTCCGAGCAGGAAGTTCCCGATGAACGCCTTCAACTTGCCATGTTACGTGATGTATTGGACAACAGGGATAACCCCGGTACGATCGTTTTACTGACAGGCGATGGCCGTGGTTACGATGAGGGGCGGGGGTTTTTCCGTACTATCGAAGACATAGACTCGTTGGATATGGGATGGGATATTGAATTGTTATCCTGGGAACATACATGTCACCAACGAATGAAGGATTGGGTAGAAGAACACGGAACTTTTATTTCATTGGACGATTACTACGAATCCGTAACTTTCCTTGAACGCAACGATGATGATCCCTACAATTTAAAGTTGCGTGACAGGGCATCAAAACTTGACTTGACTGCCCGTCCATTGCGATAA
- a CDS encoding integrase, whose amino-acid sequence MLSKTYVALVAAGAPEAAASEAAEEIADFERRLSSMQSDIKLIKWTLGFVLACVVVPLIKSLLE is encoded by the coding sequence ATGCTTTCCAAAACTTATGTCGCACTCGTAGCCGCGGGTGCGCCTGAAGCCGCCGCCAGCGAAGCCGCCGAAGAAATCGCGGACTTCGAACGGAGACTGTCCTCCATGCAGAGCGACATCAAACTGATCAAGTGGACACTCGGGTTCGTGCTGGCGTGCGTCGTCGTTCCGCTGATCAAGTCGTTGCTTGAGTAG
- a CDS encoding thiolase family protein, giving the protein MTPKRVAIVAGGRTPFIKSGKTFAEIDSLAMAVHATGGMLERSGIDPELIESVVFGTMTPDPLKPNLARELVFEAGLPINAEAHTVASYCITGLRAVTVVADAIAGGRIDVGLAGGVDSLTRASMDLFREPSTGLTMGEHMELTCKEWDIPRERQDEVALASHRNAVAAREKLAGEIHPLLGEEADSGPRADTSLEALAALKPVFDPEHGTLTAGNSSPVTDGAAAVLLMSEEKAAECGRQPLAYIGGMAYAAHDPSEGLLMAPAISVPRLLASRNLSMADMDLVEIHEAFAAQALVSAAAWERGWKGAPTGEVDWTRVNVNGSSIAVGHPWAATGTRILTTLANEMQRRDARYGLVSICAAGAMAGAFLLER; this is encoded by the coding sequence ATGACCCCCAAGCGCGTCGCCATCGTCGCGGGCGGCCGTACGCCCTTCATCAAGTCCGGCAAGACCTTTGCCGAAATCGATTCCCTGGCCATGGCCGTCCACGCCACGGGCGGCATGCTGGAACGGAGCGGGATCGACCCGGAGCTCATCGAATCCGTCGTCTTCGGGACGATGACGCCCGACCCGCTGAAGCCCAACCTGGCCCGGGAGCTCGTCTTCGAGGCGGGACTGCCGATCAACGCCGAGGCCCATACCGTGGCCTCCTACTGCATCACCGGGCTTCGGGCGGTCACGGTCGTCGCCGACGCCATCGCCGGCGGCCGCATCGACGTGGGCCTGGCCGGCGGGGTCGATTCGCTGACGCGCGCCTCCATGGACCTCTTCCGCGAGCCGTCCACGGGCCTGACCATGGGCGAGCACATGGAGCTGACCTGCAAGGAATGGGACATCCCGCGCGAGCGGCAGGACGAGGTGGCCCTGGCCAGCCACCGCAACGCCGTGGCCGCGCGCGAGAAGCTCGCCGGGGAAATTCACCCGCTGCTGGGCGAGGAAGCCGATTCCGGGCCGCGAGCCGACACGTCACTCGAGGCCCTGGCCGCGCTGAAGCCCGTCTTCGACCCGGAGCACGGCACGCTCACGGCGGGCAACTCGTCGCCCGTGACGGACGGGGCCGCGGCGGTGCTGCTGATGAGCGAGGAGAAAGCCGCCGAATGCGGCCGGCAGCCGCTGGCGTACATCGGGGGCATGGCCTACGCGGCCCACGACCCGTCGGAGGGGCTGCTGATGGCGCCGGCCATCTCGGTGCCCCGGCTCCTGGCCAGCCGGAACCTTTCCATGGCCGACATGGACCTAGTTGAGATCCACGAGGCCTTCGCAGCCCAGGCCCTGGTCAGCGCGGCCGCGTGGGAACGGGGCTGGAAGGGCGCGCCGACGGGCGAAGTCGACTGGACCCGCGTGAACGTCAACGGCAGCTCGATCGCCGTGGGCCATCCCTGGGCGGCCACCGGCACGCGCATCCTCACGACCCTGGCCAACGAGATGCAGCGGCGCGACGCCCGCTACGGCCTGGTCAGCATCTGCGCCGCGGGCGCCATGGCCGGCGCGTTCCTGCTGGAGCGGTAG